The following proteins are co-located in the Haliotis asinina isolate JCU_RB_2024 chromosome 13, JCU_Hal_asi_v2, whole genome shotgun sequence genome:
- the LOC137260192 gene encoding uncharacterized protein, producing the protein MEYVTRATNKMCLHMSCTLAICFFLPIITYVHGAYEDYSDYEYQNIFTYGDLKVYLTDFETRVKDKIDADLDTIEYRVNEQLNAESRQMEQRLKKDMHTRMDSWMTSSLEDRINDLIQSGSLSKYIDNAIVEKVNRLERGLTLLEGHVKGNIIEISKFRGRLLATDNKVRRMLRRSSVSRNNGGDLERVREEMAKMGKMINRTSIDTEDIKSALSILNYNMSKASSNLTANTESLNWLKLEWHILKTSIDGAEIGMRKMRSQIANFSRVNDATIANVTEHRQLIQRMDSEIMELKESGNSSSVEGKDTLDLSNSILNSTGIVLDVTANSKDIDSIKSHLTKMVSDVNSVKVGIGNILTIFNETGTGLHQEIRGIRSELDEVKWNTRDVAAEARTLQSSVAGLQTNMTRAKGDLQANTQEIAAMKFQMTENWSRVDGDVNSVKSILSSISLSVDKAGSDVRTMQEDVEKINNRLEDMRTTANRTSAIVNSHIVSLHQIVNKSAQDGEKALSRVSLLWQIVNQSMSNTSDMRTDLMKVQQSVNTTTSNINGVLLQLSTLRHDINRSESEAEDIRLELSDLRSDVNRTFVTTDTFQSGLRTLRQDLTITDKKSNNLRSKLSKLRETVIETVSDNKDLRLELSSLRQTVSRTASNDEDFRSELSSIQQTVKKSVSENKDFRAELSSLRRTVSKSVIDNTDFRSELSNLRATVNRTVSNTKDFQSELSDLRATVNRTVSYNKDFRSELSNLRATVNRTVSNNKEFRSELSNLRGTVNRTVLNSKDFQAKLSSIQLTVSKTVSRNKEFQSKLSKLRQTVNRTVSDNKDFRSELSSLQQTVNKSVSNNKDFQSELSNLRATVNKTVSRDMDFQTELSKLGRTVNKTVSDNKDFRSELSSLQQTVNKSVSNNKDFQSELSNLRATVNKTVSRDMDLQTELSKLGRTVNKTVSDNKDFRSELSSLQQTVNKSASNNKDFQSELSNLRATVNKTVSRDMDFQTELSKLGRTVNETVSDNKDFRSELSSLQQTVNKSVSNNKDFQSELSNLRATVNKTVSRDMDLQTELSKLGRTVNETVSDNKDFRSELSSLQQTVNKSASNNKDFQSELSNLRATVNKTVSRDMDFQTELSKLGRTVNKTVSDNKDFRSELTALQEIVNTSTSDTRNVRADLSALHETVNETVLKTDDLRSDFSALRQKFKQRGTAIMHNRQSLHSLHTDLLTLRARVNRTDMDMEDLEAEVTDLRVSLQTGLQTGRDSVQSLQNDLSVFRTDLHRTRSDAAHVKSQLPKLSVILNRTDSTATENTERILSLQRDSELMQGRLNSSILNLDEVMTDMSALRLTVNTTNDELRTFKEQVQTRFTKLRRRTDGLGNKILILSTDVNTSNSNIQANGKDIQSLRSALLVSGQRVNETVMNQLEVKSDLGRVNITLSRAQAKLERDLEDKLKDVTEELMSFKADFSNNTAISSEELAFEMSALRRSLNKTASSVAHNTGGISQLESKLLMLKRDINNTAQSTSDVQQDVFQLRSDVNRSTSQLKQFELDIVNLQTDITRVASNVSAMNRISEDVVGELATIQVALNTTVSDVRAARQDVTLLNDKVLATRTKLRRTRLDAEETRADVSELRQTVNRTHRQIRTTSEDVATLKLELVRVDDGVNTTILDGEKIKSDVSHIQSQLEQMGSDIDVHTQDIRTAQLNISTLYSGLISVQATSVSNEVDIKSLKSTLSGTTRDIASVTKDVSSIFTHLNQSDVNTRENSESIKDLMSDQVVVKGRIYGLLNDTVEIKLDLTRLQHNLENTTGSVESNRDSVRKLGSEMMTMEKRFHATSSDTYTLRKDIMDLTSKVNTSQTLLDKTFTTGEATRLKVQGLVSDLKVMGEKINSSEEAASAVKSRVSRLQQRVKKNAADINVNALGINSIKSNVEGVTLLLNATSWSTQANTEDIGQINSHLHQIQTRLNVTVSHTDKIDTEVLSLTERLNRTGILVQANRDELQSVESELRVHGASINRTIQTGRTLNSRIRNLASSFNETAREVQTNIYDIKRVGSEVNVIRKLVDKSSVDVEEIIAELKSTQSSVRETASEIDSNTKRINAVKSEFTGKWKGLTKGLNTLQLQLTGLHKKANVTDTLVKANAGNISSLMADLGDLRTNYTQAAEDVETVQSELSSLRQNMNVTGTNIAANTQLILTVRADMNHQWNNMSKDLASLKDDVAQTLIKINSTASDVDYSLGRLSAQFGLIKADSDRATKDTGAFRIELEAVRQTVEKTSSDVKTNFEDIESVQSNLAVLRRNVSSITPTVLKTSRILNNFRTRYSKRWNTMTKNIGTMESDLRNLHVSVNETQTAVGARAKEISFLQTNILAIESSVNRSALKFENVDSELSGIEGRMNTTDNKLRTTSLEVLDMASNISVMAGNLTSVASNVSTNAHGIKTLTEKMPTPRPDIKFQVRNLRYQLPQIEQSSSTTLKFDTVAYNTGKGYDTTTGRFTAPVAGTYLFWANVMKYGEESRFDLHLHKRGPIIAGAIAFTSANSWYDTAVINSVTELNAGDEIWFAIRSTTPDDLHLLLNSVYGGVLLWAR; encoded by the exons ATGTGTCTACATATGTCCTGTACCCTGGCCATTTGTTTCTTTCTGCCTATTATAACCTATGTCCACGGGGCTTATGAAGATTATTCTGACTATGAATACCAAAACATATTCACATACGGTGACTTAAAGGTGTACCTAACAGACTTTGAAACGCGTGTGAAGGATAAGATTGACGCTGATCTAGACACTATAGAATATAGGGTAAATGAACAGCTGAATGCAGAGTCTAGGCAAATGGAACAGCGGCTCAAAAAGGACATGCACACGCGAATGGATTCCTGGATGACGTCATCGCTTGAAGACAGAATCAATGACCTCATACAGTCAGGATCACTCAGCAAATACATTGATAACGCCATCGTAGAGAAGGTCAATAGACTGGAGCGCGGGTTGACCTTGCTTGAAGGTCACGTTAAAGGAAACATAATCGAGATTAGCAAATTCAGGGGGAGATTACTCGCAACTGATAACAAGGTACGCCGGATGCTGAGGAGATCATCGGTTTCCAGGAACAATGGCGGAGATTTGGAAAGAGTGAGAGAGGAGATGGCGAAAATGGGAAAGATGATCAACAGGACCAGTATTGACACGGAGGACATTAAATCAGCGTTGTCCATATTGAATTATAATATGAGCAAAGCCTCCTCCAATCTGACCGCCAACACGGAGAGTCTCAACTGGCTGAAGCTGGAATGGCATATCCTGAAGACAAGCATAGATGGTGCTGAAATTGGCATGAGGAAAATGCGATCTCAAATTGCGAACTTCAGTCGTGTTAATGACGCCACAATTGCCAACGTGACGGAACACCGGCAGCTGATACAAAGAATGGATTCAGAAATTATGGAACTGAAGGAAAGTGGTAACTCAAGCTCTGTTGAAGGGAAGGATACTTTGGATCTGTCGAACAGCATTCTTAATTCCACAGGAATAGTGTTAGATGTCACGGCAAATTCAAAGGACATCGATTCCATAAAGTCTCACTTGACCA AAATGGTGTCTGATGTCAACTCGGTGAAGGTGGGCATAGGGAATATCCTCACCATCTTCAATGAAACAGGCACAGGGCTGCATCAAGAGATACGGGGGATTCGGTCCGAGCTGGACGAGGTGAAATGGAACACACGTGACGTAGCAGCAGAGGCAAGGACACTACAATCTTCAGTAGCTGGTCTCCAAACCAACATGACCCGAGCAAAAGGCGATCTGCAGGCAAACACGCAGGAGATCGCGGCAATGAAGTTTCAAATGACAG AAAACTGGTCCCGTGTTGATGGAGACGTGAATTCTGTAAAGTCTATACTCTCGTCAATATCACTGAGTGTGGACAAAGCCGGGTCTGACGTGCGAACAATGCAGGAAGACGTAGAGAAGATCAACAACCGCTTGGAGGACATGAGGACCACCGCCAATAGGACATCCGCCATTGTCAACTCACACATCGTGTCCCTGCATCAGATTGTTAACAAATCAGCCCAGGACGGCGAGAAAGCCTTGTCGCGAGTGTCATTATTGTGGCAGATTGTGAACCAGAGTATGTCAAACACCTCTGATATGAGAACAGACTTGATGAAAGTGCAGCAATCTGTGAATACAACAACTTCAAATATCAATGGTGTTTTGTTACAACTTTCCACGCTTCGTCATGACATAAACAGATCAGAATCTGAGGCTGAGGACATAAGGTTAGAATTATCAGATCTCCGCAGTGATGTTAATAGAACATTCGTCACTACAGATACCTTCCAGTCAGGACTGAGAACTCTACGTCAGGATTTAACTATAACAGATAAGAAATCTAACAACTTACGGTCTAAGCTTTCAAAACTTCGAGAGACAGTCATCGAAACTGTCTCAGATAATAAGGATTTAAGGTTAGAATTATCTTCACTTCGTCAGACTGTCAGCAGAACAGCATCAAACGATGAAGATTTCAGATCGGAATTATCATCCATCCAACAGACTGTTAAGAAGTCTGTATCAGAAAATAAGGATTTCCGAGCAGAATTATCATCCCTTCGACGGACTGTAAGCAAATCCGTAATAGACAATACGGATTTCCGATCAGAACTGTCAAATCTTCGAGCAACAGTTAACAGAACTGTCTCAAACACTAAGGATTTCCAATCAGAACTGTCAGATCTTCGAGCAACAGTTAACAGAACTGTCTCATACAATAAGGATTTCAGATCAGAACTGTCAAATCTTCGAGCGACAGTTAACAGAACTGTTTCAAACAATAAGGAGTTCCGATCAGAACTGTCAAATCTTCGTGGAACAGTTAACAGAACTGTCTTAAACAGTAAGGATTTCCAAGCAAAATTATCCTCCATTCAACTGACAGTTAGCAAAACAGTCTCAAGAAATAAGGAGTTCCAGTCAAAACTATCAAAGCTTCgacagactgtcaacagaacCGTCTCAGACAATAAGGACTTTCGATCAGAGCTGTCATCCCTTCAACAGACAGTTAACAAGTCTGTATCCAACAATAAAGATTTCCAGTCAGAACTGTCAAATCTTCGAGCGACAGTTAACAAAACTGTCTCCAGAGATATGGACTTCCAGACAGAATTATCAAAGCTTGGACGGACTGTTAACAAAACCGTCTCAGACAATAAGGACTTCCGATCAGAACTGTCATCCCTTCAACAGACAGTTAACAAGTCTGTATCCAACAATAAAGATTTCCAGTCAGAACTGTCAAATCTTCGAGCGACAGTTAACAAAACTGTCTCCAGAGATATGGACCTCCAGACAGAATTATCAAAGCTTGGACGGACTGTTAACAAAACCGTCTCAGACAATAAGGACTTCCGATCAGAACTGTCATCCCTTCAACAGACAGTTAACAAGTCTGCATCCAACAATAAAGATTTCCAGTCAGAACTGTCAAATCTTCGAGCGACAGTTAACAAAACTGTCTCCAGAGATATGGACTTCCAGACAGAATTATCAAAGCTTGGACGGACTGTTAACGAAACCGTCTCAGACAATAAGGACTTCCGATCAGAACTGTCATCCCTTCAACAGACAGTTAACAAGTCTGTATCCAACAATAAAGATTTCCAGTCAGAACTGTCAAATCTTCGAGCGACAGTTAACAAAACTGTCTCCAGAGATATGGACCTCCAGACAGAATTATCAAAGCTTGGACGGACTGTTAACGAAACCGTCTCAGACAATAAGGACTTCCGATCAGAACTGTCATCCCTTCAACAGACAGTTAACAAGTCTGCATCCAACAATAAAGATTTCCAGTCAGAACTGTCAAATCTTCGAGCGACAGTTAACAAAACTGTCTCCAGAGATATGGACTTCCAGACAGAATTATCAAAGCTTGGACGGACTGTTAACAAAACCGTCTCAGACAATAAGGACTTCCGATCAGAATTAACAGCTCTTCAAGAGATTGTAAATACGTCAACCTCAGACACGAGGAACGTCCGGGCGGATCTGTCAGCGCTTCATGAAACAGTCAATGAGACAGTTTTAAAAACGGATGACTTGAGGTCAGATTTCTCAGCTCTGCGTCAAAAGTTCAAACAGAGGGGAACTGCCATAATGCATAATCGCCAGAGTCTACACAGTTTACACACAGACCTTCTTACGTTACGGGCACGCGTGAACAGGACTGACATGGACATGGAGGACCTAGAGGCCGAAGTCACTGACTTACGTGTGTCCCTCCAGACGGGTTTGCAAACAGGGAGAGACAGTGTTCAGAGTCTCCAGAACGACCTTAGTGTATTCAGGACAGACCTACATAGGACACGTTCGGATGCGGCACACGTTAAGTCACAGCTACCAAAGCTTAGTGTGATACTCAACAGAACTGATTCAACAGCTACTGAGAATACAGAAAGGATATTAAGTCTGCAGCGAGATTCTGAATTAATGCAAGGGAGGTTGAACTCATCAATTCTGAATTTGGATGAAGTGATGACTGATATGTCAGCTTTACGGTTAACTGTTAACACCACAAATGATGAACTTAGAACCTTCAAAGAGCAAGTCCAGACAAGATTTACTAAGCTTAGAAGAAGAACAGATGGTTTGGGGAACAAGATTTTAATTCTCAGTACGGACGTCAATACATCGAACAGCAACATACAGGCAAACGGCAAAGACATACAATCGTTAAGATCTGCATTATTAGTAAGTGGGCAAAGAGTGAACGAAACGGTTATGAATCAGCTAGAGGTGAAATCTGACCTTGGAAGAGTCAACATTACTCTGAGTAGGGCACAGGCCAAGTTGGAGAGAGACTTGGAGG acaaatTGAAAGACGTCACAGAGGAATTAATGTCCTTCAAAGCTGACTTTTCAAATAACACAGCTATCAGTTCCGAGGAGTTAGCCTTCGAGATGTCAGCACTTCGTCGTAGCCTGAACAAGACAGCCTCATCTGTGGCACACAATACAGGGGGGATCTCACAGCTGGAGTCCAAACTTCTGATGCTAAAGAGAGACATCAATAACACAGCCCAGAGTACCTCGGACGTACAGCAGGATGTGTTCCAACTGAGATCAGATGTGAACAGATCCACGTCCCAGTTAAAACAGTTCGAATTGGACATTGTAAATTTGCAGACGGACATAACACGTGTAGCATCAAACGTTAGTGCTATGAACAGAATCAGTGAAGACGTCGTGGGGGAGTTAGCAACGATACAGGTGGCACTGAATACAACGGTGTCGGATGTACGAGCTGCCAGGCAGGATGTCACCCTTCTTAATGATAAAGTCCTTGCCACGAGGACTAAGCTGCGCAGAACTAGACTCGATGCTGAAGAGACAAGAGCCGATGTGTCGGAACTTCGCCAGACAGTGAACAGGACCCACCGTCAAATCAGAACAACCAGTGAAGATGTCGCTACACTGAAGTTGGAACTGGTTCGTGTTGACGATGGTGTCAACACCACGATCCTTGACGGGGAGAAGATAAAATCAGACGTATCACATATACAGTCACAGCTTGAGCAGATGGGATCTGATATTGACGTGCATACCCAGGATATCCGCACTGCCCAGTTAAATATCTCAACACTATATTCAGGTCTGATTAGTGTTCAGGCAACTTCAGTGTCGAACGAAGTGGACATAAAATCTCTAAAATCTACACTGTCAG GTACAACAAGAGACATCGCATCTGTAACAAAAGACGTGTCCTCCATTTTTACCCATCTCAACCAATCAGACGTAAACACCAGAGAAAACTCAGAAAGTATTAAAGATCTGATGTCCGACCAGGTCGTAGTGAAGGGACGAATTTATGGATTATTGAACGACACAGTGGAAATTAAGTTGGATCTTACAAGGCTCCAACACAATTTAGAAAATACCACGGGGTCAGTGGAAAGTAACAGGGACTCTGTCCGTAAACTGGGATCGGAGATGATGACAATGGAGAAACGTTTCCATGCAACAAGCAGTGATACGTACACCTTGAGGAAAGACATCATGGACTTAACATCTAAGGTAAATACAAGTCAGACTTTGCTGGACAAAACCTTCACCACTGGTGAGGCGACGAGGTTGAAAGTGCAGGGCCTTGTCTCGGACTTGAAGGTGATGGGAGAGAAGATTAACAGCAGCGAGGAAGCTGCTAGTGCGGTGAAATCACGAGTTTCCAGACTCCAGCAAAGAGTGAAAAAGAACGCGGCAGACATCAATGTCAACGCTCTGGGAATCAACTCCATAAAGTCGAATGTCGAAG GTGTGACCCTGCTTCTGAACGCTACAAGCTGGAGCACGCAGGCCAATACTGAGGATATAGGCCAAATAAACTCGCATCTACACCAAATACAAACACGACTCAATGTCACAGTAtcacatactgataaaatagaCACAGAAGTATTATCTCTGACTGAAAGACTTAACAGAACTGGTATACTTGTTCAAGCAAACAGGGATGAACTTCAGTCCGTTGAGTCGGAACTTCGCGTTCACGGAGCTAGCATCAACAGAACGATACAGACTGGGAGGACACTGAACTCACGTATTAGGAACCTCGCATCGAGTTTCAATGAGACAGCTCGAGAAGTCCAGACTAACATTTATGACATCAAACGTGTTGGTTCCGAGGTCAATGTCATTAGGAAACTTGTCGATAAATCTTCAGTTGATGTGGAAGAAATTATAGCAGAATTGAAGAGCACGCAGTCGAGTGTGAGAGAAACTGCCTCGGAGATTGATTCCAATACTAAGAGAATTAACGCCGTTAAATCAGAGTTTACAG gaaaatGGAAGGGTCTCACAAAAGGGTTAAACACCTTACAACTTCAACTGACCGGTCTCCATAAGAAAGCAAATGTCACCGATACACTGGTCAAGGCTAACGCCGGTAACATAAGCTCTTTGATGGCCGACCTGGGCGACTTGAGGACAAACTACACCCAAGCAGCTGAGGACGTGGAAACAGTCCAGTCAGAGTTGTCTTCCCTTCGTCAGAATATGAACGTGACTGGCACCAACATAGCGGCTAACACGCAGCTTATTCTGACTGTTAGAGCTGATATGAACC ACCAATGGAACAACATGTCGAAAGATCTCGCATCACTGAAGGACGACGTAGCTCAGACGTTAATAAAGATCAACAGTACGGCATCTGACGTCGACTACAGCCTCGGACGTCTGAGCGCCCAATTCGGACTGATAAAAGCAGACAGCGACCGAGCTACTAAGGACACAGGGGCGTTTCGAATCGAACTGGAGGCTGTTCGACAAACCGTCGAGAAGACGTCATCAgatgtgaaaacaaactttgaGGATATTGAGTCTGTTCAGTCGAACCTTGCAGTCCTTCGGCGGAACGTTAGTTCTATCACACCTACTGTATTAAAGACGTCTCGCATTCTCAACAATTTCAGGACGCGGTATTCAA AACGCTGGAACACCATGACAAAGAACATCGGAACAATGGAATCTGACCTTAGGAATCTGCACGTCTCTGTGAATGAGACCCAAACAGCCGTTGGAGCCAGGGCCAAAGAAATCAGCTTTCTACAAACCAATATTTTGGCCATTGAATCCAGCGTCAATAGGTCAGCTTTGAAATTTGAGAACGTTGACTCCGAGCTGTCAGGCATTGAGGGCCGAATGAACACGACTGACAATAAGCTTCGAACCACCTCTTTGGAAGTTCTCGACATGGCGTCTAATATCTCCGTCATGGCCGGAAACCTGACGTCGGTAGCGTCAAACGTCAGCACCAACGCTCACGGAATAAAAACTTTAACAGAAAAAATGC